The proteins below come from a single Bactrocera dorsalis isolate Fly_Bdor chromosome 5, ASM2337382v1, whole genome shotgun sequence genomic window:
- the LOC105228704 gene encoding lysosomal aspartic protease-like — protein MVSELSAQLYPYTINSYHTNLITQLEKMFKYFAFLTICVTLVSANFVSVPIYKNPNYNRTSASVKAEAAYLRSKYNIPGSRSVTVELENEYNFSYYGKITIGTPAQDFLVLFDTGSSNLWVPSSSCSSSDEACQNHNKYTSSASSTYVKNGRRFSIEYGSGSLSGFLSEDTVSVGGLSIQNQVFAEATAEPGDTFVDSPFDGIMGMAFQSLAVDSVVPPFYNLYSQGLVSENLFSFYLARAGSSSEGGQMILGGSDSSLYQGSLTYVALSDESYWQFSLGGASMNGQVLCSSGCQAIADTGTSLLVAPYSAYNAFMNIVDPDGDSSIDCSSVSSLPDIDFVIGGKTFSVPASQYILNEDDQCSSAVSYIGTDFWILGDIFIGMYYTEFDMGNSRIGFAPVA, from the exons ATGGTCTCAGAGCTTTCAGCACAGTTGTACCCGTATACCATCAACAGTTACCACACGAACTTGATAACACAGTTAGA AAAAATGTTCAAGTATTTCGCTTTTCTGACCATTTGCGTCACTTTGGTCTCCGCCAATTTTGTGAGCGTGCCCATCTACAAGAACCCCAACTATAACAGAACCAGCGCATCTGTTAAGGCGGAGGCGGCCTATTTGCGCAGCAAATACAATATACCCGGATCACGCAGCGTCACCGTGGAATTGGAGAATGAATACAACTTTTCTTACTATGGCAAGATCACCATCGGTACACCGGCGCAAGACTTCTTGGTACTCTTCGATACCGGCTCATCCAACTTGTGGGTGCCATCATCCTCCTGCTCCAGCAGCGATGAAGCTTGCcaaaatcacaacaaatacACCTCGAGTGCCTCCAGCACCTATGTGAAAAACGGTAGAAGATTCTCCATCGAATACGGTTCCGGCAGTTTGTCCGGTTTTTTATCGGAGGATACCGTCAGTGTAGGTGGACTCAGTATACAGAACCAAGTATTCGCTGAAGCTACAGCAGAACCTGGTGACACCTTCGTTGACTCTCCTTTCGATGGTATTATGGGTATGGCCTTCCAGTCGCTTGCCGTTGACAGTGTCGTGCCACCTTTCTACAACCTGTATTCTCAGGGTTTGGTCAGTGAGAACCTATTCTCCTTCTATTTGGCACGCGCTGGTTCCTCCTCTGAAGGTGGTCAAATGATTTTGGGTGGTTCGGATTCCAGCCTCTACCAAGGTAGTCTCACCTATGTGGCCTTATCCGATGAAAGTTACTGGCAATTCAGTTTGGGTGGCGCTAGCATGAACGGACAGGTCTTGTGCAGTTCCGGTTGCCAAGCTATAGCTGATACTGGCACCTCACTCCTTGTCGCACCATACAGTGCCTACAACGCATTCATGAACATTGTGGATCCCGATGGTGATAGCTCCATTGACTGCTCGTCGGTGAGCAGCTTGCCTGATATTGACTTTGTCATTGGTGGTAAAACTTTCTCTGTTCCTGCTTCACAATACATTCTCAACGAAGACGATCAATGCTCATCTGCCGTCAGCTACATTGGTACTGACTTCTGGATCTTGGGTGATATCTTCATTGGCATGTACTACACCGAATTCGATATGGGCAATAGCCGCATCGGTTTCGCTCCAGTCGCTTAA